The region GCTTAAAGAGGCTGATCAAAAATGCCGGATTCGACCAGCCGGATGCAAGTATCATGGATATCAATTACACATCCGGGCGCAAGTTGAACAAGGAGCTCATACGCCGTCTTGCCACCTGCGAATATATCACTGAACACCGGAACCTGTTCATCACCGGTGCAACAGGCTGCGGCAAGACCTACATGGCTTGTGCGTTCGGCATGGAGGCCTGTAAGCAGTACTTCAATACCCGATACGTCCGCCTCCCCGATCTGCTCATCGACTTGGAGCTGGCTCGGACTGACGGCACTTATAAGAAGGTAATGGCAAAATATGCCACCCCCTTGGTATTGATCCTTGATGAGTGGCTCCTGCTGAAGCCGACGGAGGCAGAACAACGTGATATCTTCGAACTCCTGCACAGGAGGCGGAAGAAATCATCCACCATCTTCTGCTCCCAGTATGAGCGTTCCGAGTGGTATGACCAGCTTGGTGGGGATGCAAGCCCTCTTGCCGATGCCATCATAGACCGTATTGCTCACGACAGCTATGTTATCAACATCACCAGCATCGATCCTGAAAAAGACAGATCAATGCGTGAGGTGTATGGATTAGATAAGAACCTACGCGAGTAAACTCGCAAGAGATGATTTCCGTCTTCCGGTTATCTGATTTCCAGATTTCCGGAAGCGCGATTTCATCGCGCAAGAATAATCAACCGCCAACTGCTATGATTAGTTTACCATGGTTTTTTAATCTCAACAACTACATATCAAAAAATTTTTATCGTCCGCCTCCTGAGAAAAGATTGTTTTCATGTCTTTCCATCATTTATTACGAAGGAGGTCCCACATTATGGACGATTATTTAAAGCAATTCAGGGAGATGATCTCCCTCCGCGGTCTTACCGACCACACGGTTATGTCTTATTCTACCTACATCCGTGTCTATCTGGACTATCTTGCTAACATTCTCCACAAACTGCCGGAAGATGTTTCCTGGGTGGAGCTACGCGATTTTATCCGCTGGCTCCAGAAAGAGAAAAATCTTTCTGACCGAACGATAAACGCTGCCATCTCCCAGCTCCGTTTCTTTACCATTTACGTATTACATAAGCCCTGGGACAGCTCCCATCGCGCAGGTTTGATACGTATCTCCCATTTGTCCCTTCGCAGGAGGATGTCTGGAAATTTATATCTACCATGCCCGACCTGAAACAGAAGACTATGACTGCCGTCATGTATTCCTCCGGCCTGCGTATCGGGGAAGTCTGCCATCTCCGTTATGAGGATATCGACCGGAAAAATATGCGCATCCATATCTGCCATTCCAAAGCCCGTCAGGACCGTTTCGCGATCCTTTCCAAAGTTGCGCTGGATCTGCTCACACAGTACTGGTTTGCTTATGGGAAGCCGATGGGCTGGCTTTTTCCAAAACAGCGTGGCGCAGATAAGCCAATCGACACTTTTTATCTCTCCTGGCATATCCATGAGCACGAGCGCAGGCTTGGATGGGAGGAGCGCCTCACCTGCCATTCCTTCCGACACGCTTTTGGCACCCACCTTTACGAGAACGGCACGGATCTTCTGACCATAAAAGCCCTCCTTGGACACAGGTCCCTGAATTCCACCACGATTTATGTGCACCTCGCCTCTAACGGCACAGTTCATGCCGTCAGCCCCCTTGACCGGATGGGAGGTGGCACCCTTGGGTGATCTCAATGTCCAGAAAATCTGGCAGTTTTCATATGGCAGTTACTGTGATTCCGGACAGCCCCAGTCGGATGTCCAGCGCAAGGCTTCCCTTGCCATCCTGAACTGCAAATCCGGAAGGCTCGGCGTCAATGTCTCCATCTGCCCTGACTGCGGGCATATGGAGTTCCACAACTGTTCCTGCCGCAACCGTAACTGCCCCAACTGCCAGGCTGTGCAAAAAGAGCTCTGGGTGGACAAACGCCGGGCCGAGGTGATCGATGCTCCCTACTTCCATGTGGTATTCACACTGCCGCATGAACTCAATCCCCTCATTTACTGCAACCAGGAGCGCCTTTATGGGCTCCTCCACAAATGCTGTGCGCAGACGCTCTTGGAATTGTCCGCTGATAAAAAGTACCTTGGCGCAACACCCGGGATCATCCAGATCCTTCATACCTGGAACCAGGAGATCGGTTACCATGTGCATATGCATAATGACAAGCGGAATATTATGACAAGGAAAGTAGTATTTTCCTGATAAACAGGGACTTTTTCAGTTGCTTTCCTTTACATAATTTAATGTTTCAAAGAGTTTAACCAGTTCGTGAGATCCCTTTTCGTTTCATCTTAGCACTTGTTTTGAATAAATTTGTGTCACTTTGCAACTAAAATAGTCAGAAACAATACCAGTATGTCATAGCTATCATGGAAATATTGCAACAGAGAACAGCGAATAATTACTTACTTGTCATTATGGATGTAATGTAAAGCTTTACATTATATGCACTGTATTGTCTCCGGCGGCGGCCTTACCCCTGACCATAAGATACGGAAGGCAAAAGACCGTTTTTTCATACCGGTAAAGGTACTCCGTGACAAGTTCAAAGGGAAATATCTTGCCTGCCTGGATTCGCTTTATAAAAACGGCAGACTGAACGTTTCCTCTTCCTGTGAAAAACTCCGCAATTCTTATGAATGGTCTGCGTTCCGCGATGCCCTTTATGAGAAGGACTGGTGTCCATACATAAAAGAAACCTTCAACGGGTTCGGCAATGCCATTGAATACCTTGGCAGGTATACTCATAAGATTGCCATTTCCTACAGCCGTATCTTGTCCGTTGATGAAAAGCAGGTCTCCTTCTCTGCCAGGGGGAAGAAGCCTGGCGGGCCGCGCAGGACAATTACTCTGGAAAACACGGAATTTATACGCCGCTACCTGATGCATGTGCTCCCATCCGGGTTCCAGAAGATCCGGTATTACGGGTTCCTGAATAACCGGGGCAAAAGCAAAAACCTGAAGCTGATCTTCACCCTCCAGGGGCACCAGCGTTTCCGGGCAAGGTACAGCAATCTTTCCATGGCTGAGCTTGTCAAGGAGGTATGGAAGTTCGATATCCGTGTCTGCCCGGAATGCGGATGCTGCCGGATGCAGAGTCTTGGAAGGTTGCATGGGACTTCCTGACAAAAGCTCCTTCTCACTGAATACATTTTTTAAAGGCCTCCGCGAGAAGGTCTGTTTCGCATGCCCTTTTATCAGCCGCTTTCGTAAATCTGCACGAAGACCGCCACTTAATATCAAAAATATCTTTCAGAACTTCAGCATTTTCGCCAG is a window of Enterocloster clostridioformis DNA encoding:
- the istB gene encoding IS21-like element helper ATPase IstB, whose product is MTNQSTIDKLMEMRLTAMADAFRSQQDDPKLKTVPFEDRFGMLVDIEFSSRKNNRLKRLIKNAGFDQPDASIMDINYTSGRKLNKELIRRLATCEYITEHRNLFITGATGCGKTYMACAFGMEACKQYFNTRYVRLPDLLIDLELARTDGTYKKVMAKYATPLVLILDEWLLLKPTEAEQRDIFELLHRRRKKSSTIFCSQYERSEWYDQLGGDASPLADAIIDRIAHDSYVINITSIDPEKDRSMREVYGLDKNLRE
- a CDS encoding phage integrase N-terminal SAM-like domain-containing protein is translated as MDDYLKQFREMISLRGLTDHTVMSYSTYIRVYLDYLANILHKLPEDVSWVELRDFIRWLQKEKNLSDRTINAAISQLRFFTIYVLHKPWDSSHRAGLIRISHLSLRRRMSGNLYLPCPT
- a CDS encoding tyrosine-type recombinase/integrase; the protein is MPDLKQKTMTAVMYSSGLRIGEVCHLRYEDIDRKNMRIHICHSKARQDRFAILSKVALDLLTQYWFAYGKPMGWLFPKQRGADKPIDTFYLSWHIHEHERRLGWEERLTCHSFRHAFGTHLYENGTDLLTIKALLGHRSLNSTTIYVHLASNGTVHAVSPLDRMGGGTLG